The sequence AGGAGTACATCTCCTTTTCGACGATGTCGGTCACCTCGCCAATGCCGCGCACAAACAGCTGGGTGTGCTCGACGATGGGAGTGCGCACATTGCGGTAGGCAAAGCGGCCCATCAGGTTGCGCACCTGCGCCTCCAGCCATTCCCAGCGGGCGGACTCGCCGGGCAGGATGTCATTCATGCCTTTGACGGCGCTCAGTTTTTCGGTCTTTGCCACTTCAACAATCTCTTTAGGGTTGGGGCAGGCTATGTAATTTTTATAGCTGCTCTAGCGCTCTACGCCAGCAGCTGCAAAGCAATTCATACGTAAATCGTTGCTTCAAGCGCTGGTGTAGCTATGGTTTTTATTGGATTGTGCCAGCCGTTCAGCCCTGGCCACCGTAGCGGCGCTGCACGTAGTCCTGCACGATGGTCTGGAATTCCTGGGCAATATGCTCGCCGCGCAGCGTCATGGCCTTTTCGCCATCGATGAACACCGGCGCCGCCGGTGCCTCGCCATTGCCGGGCAGGCTGATGCCGATGTCGGCATGCTTGCTCTCACCCGGACCGTTGACGATGCAGCCCATGACGGCCACCTTCATGGCCTCCACGCCGGGGTATTGGGTGCGCCACACCGGCATTTCGCCCCGCAGGAAATCATCGATCTGCTTGGCCAGTTCCTGGAAGGTGGTGCTGGTGGTGCGGCCACAGCCCGGGCAGGCCGTGACGCTGGGCACAAACACGCGCAGCCCCAGGGACTGCAGGATTTCGGAGGCCACCACCACCTCTTGCGTGCGGGCCTCGCCCGGCAGGGGCGTGAGCGAGACGCGAATGGTGTCGCCAATGCCCTCTTGCAGCAACACGGACAGCGCGGCCGTGGAAGCCACCGTGCCCTTGGTGGCCATGCCGGCCTCGGTCAGGCCCAGGTGCAGTGCGTAGTCGCAGCGCTGGGCCAAGGCGCGGTAGACGGAGATCAAATCCTGTACGCCGCTGACCTTGCAGGACAGAATGATGTTGTCGGGGTTCAGGCCAATGTTCTTGGCCAGCTCGGCCGAGCCAACCGCCGAGGTGATCAGCGCCTCGTACATCACCTGGCGTGTTTCCCAGGGCTGGGCACGGCGGCTGTT comes from Comamonas sp. GB3 AK4-5 and encodes:
- the ispG gene encoding flavodoxin-dependent (E)-4-hydroxy-3-methylbut-2-enyl-diphosphate synthase is translated as MKDSQNLQQQAGGPIAIASPLPRKSRQAKVVWRNNVVTVGGDAPVRVQSMTNTDTVDAVETAIQVRQLAQAGSEMVRITVNTPEAAAAVPYIREQLDRMGEYVPLVGDFHYNGHRLLADYPACAEALSKYRINPGNVGKGDKKDKQFGQMIEIAAKYDKAVRIGVNWGSLDQEIMAELMDQNSRRAQPWETRQVMYEALITSAVGSAELAKNIGLNPDNIILSCKVSGVQDLISVYRALAQRCDYALHLGLTEAGMATKGTVASTAALSVLLQEGIGDTIRVSLTPLPGEARTQEVVVASEILQSLGLRVFVPSVTACPGCGRTTSTTFQELAKQIDDFLRGEMPVWRTQYPGVEAMKVAVMGCIVNGPGESKHADIGISLPGNGEAPAAPVFIDGEKAMTLRGEHIAQEFQTIVQDYVQRRYGGQG